A genomic stretch from Chiloscyllium punctatum isolate Juve2018m chromosome 40, sChiPun1.3, whole genome shotgun sequence includes:
- the LOC140464306 gene encoding protein ELFN1-like, producing MALHSFILWVSLASLMNAACVYGDCWLIEGEKGFVWLAICSQNQPPYESIPQHINSTIVDLRLNENKIKSVQYSSLNRFGNLTELNLTKNQISYIEDGAFSAQYNLRVLQLGFNKLRNITEGILRGLGRLEYLYLQANLIEVVSPNSFWECPNVMNIDLSMNRLQTLESSTFLGLGKLTTCELYGNPFYCSCDLLGFLKWLVQFNNTTRSYDRTQCTSPSDFAGYLLLNQGQASSKDALSVLASMCNEDLDSVDPRFIFTQKPSTTTVPESPCEAEDCPSGEESTPLISFQTPIMNIDDTPVIKLKEITYTTATLLVHIPFPIRKENILVQYNNSMYTDIKSLSTEKEEIKIEELIPHTNYTYCVASIQNSLRYNQTCVTFSTRAKAKAKPLPATSNTTHYIMTILGCLFGVVIILGVTYYCLRKKKEEQVKNKKSGNAKKTIIELKYAPELETITITQMAQKPVPPSDMMSSRMPFLPSAGDLEEYNLREVIESPKLSRGNYMDVRTGEHPYHRDILESMFGESQDSAAEISTIAKEVDQVNLIINNCIDALQTESSSFRGPSARTLASVEPQDFLVSEQSQGKSGFLSPIYRESYHPLKRHSSMDAAPKCPSISSNCSVRSPRSVRSEIYAGPRYKSEAKYIERTSPTRSAILSGTPCRIVRSETGQMQPYSDHSHLYAGLHHGERKQIRSPSPCVLEALPRSRSRRNLAYTQFSPQYHSVSYASSPEYSSKPSKGVWERYKPHEKWHRKDEYLAAGYALRKKVQFATDEDLHDILDYWKGVSSQHKS from the coding sequence ATGGCTCTGCACAGTTTCATTCTCTGGGTCTCACTAGCCTCGTTGATGAATGCTGCTTGTGTTTATGGTGACTGCTGGCTCATTGAAGGGGAGAAAGGGTTTGTGTGGCTGGCCATTTGTAGCCAAAACCAACCACCATACGAATCCATTCCTCAGCACATCAACAGTACCATAGTGGACCTCCGGCTGAATGAGAACAAGATAAAAAGCGTTCAGTATTCCTCGCTCAATAGGTTTGGTAACCTGACAGAACTCAATCTGACCAAGAATCAGATTTCTTACATTGAGGATGGAGCCTTCTCTGCTCAGTACAACCTGCGTGTTTTGCAACTGGGATTCAATAAACTTCGGAACATCACGGAGGGAATCCTGCGGGGACTGGGCAGGCTTGAATACCTCTATCTCCAGGCCAATCTCATTGAGGTGGTGAGCCCCAATTCCTTTTGGGAATGTCCCAATGTAATGAACATCGACCTTTCCATGAACCGGTTGCAAACCTTGGAAAGTTCCACCTTCCTGGGTCTTGGCAAACTCACCACTTGTGAACTCTACGGCAATCCATTTTATTGTTCCTGTGATCTACTGGGCTTCTTGAAATGGCTGGTGCAGTTCAACAACACCACCAGGAGTTACGATCGAACTCAATGTACATCTCCTTCAGATTTTGCTGGGTATCTTTTGCTGAACCAAGGCCAGGCCAGTTCCAAGGATGCATTGAGTGTACTTGCTTCAATGTGCAATGAAGACCTTGACTCTGTTGATCCCAGGTTTATCTTCACACAGAAACCCTCAACTACTACTGTCCCAGAAAGTCCCTGTGAAGCTGAAGATTGCCCATCAGGTGAAGAGTCTACTCCATTGATATCCTTTCAGACCCCCATCATGAATATTGACGATACACCAgtaataaagttaaaagagatcACCTACACAACAGCAACCCTTCTGGTCCACATTCCATTCCCTATTCGGAAAGAAAACATCCTGGTACAATATAACAACAGCATGTATACGGACATAAAGAGCCTATCCACAGAAAAGGAGGAAATTAAAATTGAAGAATTAATTCCCCATACTAATTATACATATTGTGTGGCTTCCATTCAAAATTCGCTGAGATACAATCAAACTTGTGTAACATTCTCGACAAGGGCTAAAGCAAAAGCAAAGCCATTGCCTGCCACTTCCAATACCACTCATTACATCATGACCATTCTGGGTTGCCTCTTTGGGGTCGTCATCATCTTGGGTGTGACCTATTACTGTCTGCGTAAAAAAAAAGAGGAACAAGTAAAGAACAAGAAATCAGGAAATGCCAAGAAGACAATCATTGAGCTGAAATATGCCCCAGAGTTGGAGACCATCACCATTACCCAAATGGCACAGAAGCCAGTCCCACCCTCCGACATGATGTCATCCAGGATGCCTTTCCTACCTTCAGCAGGGGATCTGGAAGAGTATAATCTCCGGGAAGTGATTGAAAGTCCGAAGCTCAGTCGAGGAAACTATATGGATGTAAGGACAGGTGAACATCCATATCACAGAGATATCCTCGAGAGTATGTTTGGAGAGAGTCAGGACTCTGCTGCTGAAATATCGACCATAGCAAAAGAAGTGGATCAAGTGAATCTGATCATCAATAACTGCATTGATGCTCTGCAGACAGAGTCCAGCTCCTTCCGAGGTCCTAGTGCTAGGACCTTGGCATCAGTGGAGCCCCAGGACTTTTTGGTTTCCGAACAGTCCCAGGGGAAATCAGGGTTCCTGTCCCCTATTTACCGGGAAAGCTACCACCCGCTAAAGAGACATAGCAGTATGGACGCAGCACCCAAATGTCCCAGCATCTCTTCCAACTGCTCTGTGCGCAGCCCTCGATCAGTGCGTTCTGAGATCTATGCTGGTCCCAGGTACAAATCAGAAGCAAAATACATTGAAAGGACCTCTCCAACACGCAGTGCCATCCTAAGCGGAACCCCATGTCGCATTGTGAGATCAGAAACAGGGCAAATGCAGCCCTACAGTGACCACTCACACCTCTATGCTGGCTTGCATCATGGAGAACGAAAGCAGATAAGGAGTCCAAGTCCATGTGTCCTTGAAGCCCTCCCACGATCTCGATCCAGGAGAAATTTGGCCTACACTCAGTTCTCCCCCCAATACCACAGCGTCAGCTATGCCTCCAGCCCAGAGTACTCCAGCAAACCCTCTAAGGGGGTCTGGGAGCGTTACAAACCTCATGAGAAGTGGCACAGGAAGGATGAATACCTTGCTGCAGGATACGCACTGAGGAAGAAAGTGCAATTCGCAACAGATGAGGACTTGCATGATATTCTTGATTACTGGAAAGGAGTTTCCAGTCAGCACAAATCTTGA